In a single window of the Nocardioides sp. L-11A genome:
- a CDS encoding alcohol dehydrogenase catalytic domain-containing protein, with the protein MKAAVLHGFDQRVVLEDVRVEAPLAGEVRIRTAATGICHSDRHGQTGGNPALGLPTVLGHEAAGVVVEVGRDVAGLAPGDHVVVAPAGSCGTCAWCSQGHPQHCTDLRRTRTDGSPRLTLDGRAVTQFVGIGSFAEEMLLQASSVAKVPAAMPLDKAALLGCAVITGLGAVRHSAAVRVGQTVAVVGCGGVGLSAVQGAALAGASRIVAIDRMPEKLDLARRMGATDVVDAAATDPVAAVLDLTGGVDHALEMVGLPTTIAQAFAMLGTRGTATVVGLARPGDTISLPAADLLAEKRLQGSRLGGTQLRVDVPLYAEMYLSGRLDLDALQGATVSLDGLAAALDDIDNATTARTIVTF; encoded by the coding sequence GTGAAGGCTGCGGTACTGCACGGGTTCGACCAGCGGGTCGTGCTCGAGGACGTACGGGTGGAGGCTCCCCTCGCGGGCGAGGTGCGGATCCGTACGGCGGCCACCGGCATCTGCCACTCCGACCGGCACGGCCAGACCGGCGGGAACCCGGCGCTCGGCCTGCCCACGGTGCTCGGCCACGAGGCCGCGGGCGTCGTCGTCGAGGTCGGCCGCGACGTCGCGGGCCTCGCTCCCGGGGACCACGTCGTGGTGGCGCCCGCGGGCTCCTGCGGGACCTGCGCCTGGTGCAGCCAGGGCCACCCCCAGCACTGCACCGACCTGCGTCGTACCCGCACCGACGGCTCGCCCCGGCTCACGCTCGACGGCCGTGCGGTGACCCAGTTCGTCGGGATCGGCAGCTTCGCCGAGGAGATGCTGCTGCAGGCGTCCAGCGTCGCCAAGGTGCCCGCCGCGATGCCTCTCGACAAGGCCGCCCTGCTCGGCTGCGCCGTGATCACGGGACTCGGCGCGGTGCGCCACAGCGCCGCCGTCCGCGTCGGCCAGACCGTCGCCGTCGTCGGCTGCGGCGGTGTCGGGCTCAGCGCGGTGCAGGGCGCCGCGCTCGCCGGCGCGTCGCGCATCGTCGCGATCGACCGGATGCCCGAGAAGCTCGACCTCGCCCGCCGGATGGGCGCCACCGACGTCGTCGACGCTGCCGCGACCGACCCGGTCGCCGCCGTCCTCGACCTCACCGGCGGCGTCGACCACGCGCTCGAGATGGTCGGCCTGCCCACCACGATCGCCCAGGCGTTCGCCATGCTGGGCACGCGCGGCACCGCCACCGTCGTCGGGCTCGCCCGGCCCGGCGACACGATCAGCCTGCCCGCCGCGGACCTGCTCGCCGAGAAGCGGCTCCAGGGCTCCCGGCTCGGCGGCACGCAGCTGCGGGTCGACGTGCCCCTCTATGCCGAGATGTACCTCTCCGGCCGCCTCGACCTCGACGCCCTCCAGGGCGCCACGGTCTCCCTCGACGGGCTCGCGGCGGCGCTCGACGACATCGACAACGCCACCACCGCGCGGACCATCGTCACCTTCTGA
- a CDS encoding ferredoxin, with translation MFIAIDESKCMGHGRCYAVAPDLLTDDDEGFVAERGRCWELPADLVGQAQDAADACPEGAIRVTEAAPADA, from the coding sequence ATGTTCATCGCCATCGACGAGAGCAAGTGCATGGGGCACGGACGCTGCTACGCCGTCGCGCCCGACCTGCTGACGGACGACGATGAGGGGTTCGTGGCCGAGCGCGGCCGCTGCTGGGAGCTCCCGGCCGACCTCGTCGGCCAGGCCCAGGACGCCGCCGATGCCTGCCCGGAGGGCGCGATCAGGGTCACGGAGGCAGCGCCCGCCGATGCTTGA
- a CDS encoding TRAP transporter small permease, with translation MTEPQPKSRATRAVELAIEVPAVVVTFVMMVHITANAISRTFFDNPMPNTLEITQYWYLPIVAFLGFIAAQLRGQHVAADLLYERFPAVTRKYVLAVVFLLAAAVSLGFARYGWDEAVHAMDIRKTAGVSDLPAWQPYFLAPIAFASLTVQFAYAAIHALVKGADEGPAGDPDELLVLEQFAADERGA, from the coding sequence ATGACCGAACCGCAGCCGAAGTCACGGGCCACCCGTGCCGTGGAGCTGGCGATCGAAGTCCCGGCGGTGGTGGTGACCTTCGTGATGATGGTCCACATCACGGCCAACGCGATCAGCCGCACCTTCTTCGACAACCCGATGCCGAACACGCTGGAGATCACGCAGTACTGGTATCTGCCGATCGTCGCGTTCCTCGGCTTCATCGCCGCCCAGCTGCGGGGACAGCACGTCGCGGCCGACCTCCTCTACGAGCGGTTCCCGGCCGTGACCCGCAAGTACGTGCTCGCGGTCGTCTTCCTGCTGGCCGCCGCCGTCTCGCTCGGCTTCGCCCGCTACGGCTGGGACGAGGCCGTCCACGCGATGGACATCCGCAAGACCGCCGGCGTCAGCGACCTGCCCGCCTGGCAGCCCTACTTCCTCGCGCCCATCGCCTTCGCCTCGCTGACCGTGCAGTTCGCCTACGCCGCGATCCACGCGCTGGTGAAGGGGGCCGACGAGGGTCCGGCCGGCGACCCCGACGAGCTGCTCGTGCTCGAGCAGTTCGCCGCCGACGAAAGGGGTGCTTGA
- a CDS encoding CoA transferase, translating to MLEHLRVLDLTDERGLLCGRLLADLGADVVQVEPAAGSTARQAPPVADGAAASSMYWETFAAGKRGAAFDLDDPEALARLRRLAGVADIVVTSWPRERLEALGLDPESLRGDRPELVYTVVSAFGWDGPKAGYADTDLVVWAAGGPLAPHRDGDLPPLRISVPQAYLHAAADAAAGTLIAVLARGATGRGQVVDVTAQEAVGVATLARVLATAVGDDHPEWQTTPGRRTGGRTDQSGSGAATPNSLKKWHCRDGMVELHLSMGPAAGAFTNNLFAWMRDEGAVDEPVASWDWRVVPDRLVAGELSHDDLDVARAAVRAFLLTKTKAEVLDAAIRRRLLCMAIFDMADIAGSPHLAERSFWGQVDIGSVDVRIPGRMAQVLGPEGPRVRGRAPLLGEHTDVVLKEWLR from the coding sequence ATGCTTGAGCACCTCCGCGTCCTGGACCTCACCGACGAGCGGGGCCTGCTGTGCGGGCGGCTGCTCGCCGACCTCGGCGCCGACGTGGTCCAGGTCGAGCCGGCGGCCGGCTCCACCGCCCGCCAGGCTCCGCCGGTCGCCGACGGCGCCGCCGCGAGCTCGATGTACTGGGAGACCTTCGCCGCCGGGAAGCGCGGCGCGGCCTTCGACCTCGACGACCCCGAGGCGCTCGCGCGGCTGCGCCGGCTCGCCGGCGTCGCCGACATCGTCGTCACCTCGTGGCCGCGCGAGCGGCTGGAGGCGCTCGGGCTCGACCCGGAGAGCCTGCGCGGCGACCGTCCCGAGCTGGTCTACACGGTCGTGAGCGCCTTCGGGTGGGACGGCCCCAAGGCGGGGTACGCCGACACCGACCTCGTCGTGTGGGCCGCCGGCGGGCCGCTCGCCCCCCACCGCGACGGCGACCTTCCGCCCCTGCGGATCAGCGTCCCGCAGGCCTACCTGCACGCCGCGGCCGACGCCGCGGCCGGCACCCTGATCGCGGTCCTGGCGCGGGGCGCGACCGGGCGTGGCCAGGTCGTCGACGTCACCGCCCAGGAGGCGGTCGGCGTAGCGACCCTCGCGCGCGTGCTCGCGACCGCGGTCGGCGACGACCACCCGGAGTGGCAGACCACGCCCGGGCGGCGTACCGGTGGCCGCACCGACCAGAGCGGCAGCGGCGCCGCCACGCCCAACAGCCTGAAGAAGTGGCACTGCCGCGACGGCATGGTCGAGCTGCACCTGTCCATGGGTCCGGCCGCCGGCGCGTTCACCAACAACCTCTTCGCCTGGATGAGGGACGAGGGCGCCGTCGACGAGCCGGTCGCCTCGTGGGACTGGCGCGTGGTGCCCGACCGGCTCGTCGCCGGCGAGCTGTCCCACGACGACCTCGACGTGGCCCGCGCCGCCGTGCGCGCGTTCCTGCTCACCAAGACCAAGGCCGAGGTCCTCGACGCGGCCATCCGCCGCCGCCTGCTGTGCATGGCGATCTTCGACATGGCCGACATCGCGGGCAGCCCGCACCTGGCGGAGCGCTCGTTCTGGGGGCAGGTCGACATCGGCTCCGTCGACGTCCGGATCCCCGGCCGGATGGCCCAGGTGCTCGGCCCGGAGGGGCCGCGGGTACGCGGCCGGGCGCCGCTGCTCGGCGAGCACACCGACGTCGTACTGAAGGAATGGCTGCGATGA
- a CDS encoding enoyl-CoA hydratase-related protein, which yields MAAIDVETRGPHDNVRWITINRPERLNAYDLDMARTLIAAFEDAASADAVVLTGAGGAFCAGGALDQLGEPDPEQLRALFTGSLRLVDAIRSCPRPVIAAVDGPAAGGGNELVVACDFAIATERSTFGQTGPRVGSAPVLGATNLMAVQIGEKRAKEMAMMCRRYSAEQALAMGLVNEVVPDGGLEAAVERWLGEIERLSPRYLEIAKISSNQWWNASKDNMSAGLGMLIQAIGSEDMREGANAFLEKRKPDFRAARRAQHQPTEKDDQ from the coding sequence GTGGCCGCGATCGACGTCGAGACCCGAGGTCCCCACGACAATGTCCGGTGGATCACGATCAACCGTCCCGAGCGGCTCAACGCCTACGACCTCGACATGGCGCGCACGCTGATCGCCGCCTTCGAGGACGCGGCGTCCGCCGACGCGGTCGTGCTCACCGGGGCCGGTGGCGCGTTCTGCGCCGGCGGTGCGCTCGACCAGCTCGGGGAGCCGGACCCGGAGCAGCTGCGTGCGCTCTTCACCGGCTCGCTGCGCCTGGTCGACGCCATCCGCTCGTGCCCGCGGCCGGTCATCGCCGCCGTCGACGGCCCGGCCGCCGGCGGGGGGAACGAGCTCGTCGTCGCCTGCGACTTCGCGATCGCCACGGAGCGCTCGACCTTCGGCCAGACCGGGCCCCGCGTGGGCTCCGCGCCGGTGCTCGGCGCCACCAACCTGATGGCGGTGCAGATCGGCGAGAAGCGCGCCAAGGAGATGGCGATGATGTGCCGGCGCTACTCCGCCGAGCAGGCGCTCGCCATGGGCCTGGTCAACGAGGTCGTCCCCGACGGCGGTCTGGAGGCGGCGGTCGAGCGGTGGCTCGGCGAGATCGAGCGACTCAGCCCCCGCTACCTCGAGATCGCCAAGATCAGCTCCAACCAGTGGTGGAACGCCTCCAAGGACAACATGTCCGCCGGGCTCGGGATGCTCATCCAGGCCATCGGCAGCGAGGACATGCGCGAGGGCGCCAACGCCTTCCTCGAGAAGCGCAAGCCCGACTTCCGCGCCGCACGGCGCGCCCAGCACCAGCCGACCGAGAAGGACGACCAGTGA
- a CDS encoding CoA transferase gives MTTDALSGLKVLDLSWVVAGPLIGRTLADFGATVVRVESSVRVETARLMQPFHGGVQDKEGSALFGNCNAGKLGLTLDLKSEQGQEVVRDLVAWADVVVESFSPGQLRKWGLDYETLSADKPDLVMLSTSIAGQRGPWSTLAGFGNVGSSLSGFQHLVGYEDRLPMGTFGPYTDYVGPRLALVTLLAALENRRRTGEGAYIDVSQVEAGVFFLSPQVAQFGYDGTIAERHGNRDPRFAPHGVFACLPVDGKERFVAVAVRSHQEWRALARAMGRPDLADRADLATDEGRRAAQDELEAAVADWTAGRDATDVERTLQSVGVPAHLAVTSDDYPDDDQLAHRHHLVELPHPRHGTTWVEGPRSALSETPGRPRSAAPTLGQHNEEVLTEILGYDAERVAVLTEGGILR, from the coding sequence ATGACGACCGACGCACTGTCCGGGCTGAAGGTGCTCGACCTGTCCTGGGTCGTCGCGGGCCCGCTCATCGGCCGCACGCTCGCCGACTTCGGCGCCACGGTCGTGCGGGTCGAGTCGAGCGTGCGGGTCGAGACCGCCCGCCTCATGCAGCCCTTCCACGGCGGCGTGCAGGACAAGGAGGGATCCGCGCTCTTCGGCAACTGCAACGCCGGCAAGCTCGGCCTCACCCTCGACCTCAAGTCGGAGCAGGGTCAGGAGGTCGTGCGCGACCTGGTGGCCTGGGCCGACGTCGTCGTCGAGTCGTTCTCGCCGGGTCAGCTGCGGAAGTGGGGTCTCGACTACGAGACGCTGAGCGCCGACAAGCCCGACCTGGTCATGCTCAGCACCTCGATCGCCGGGCAGCGCGGCCCGTGGTCCACGCTCGCCGGCTTCGGCAACGTCGGCTCCTCCCTCAGTGGCTTCCAGCACCTCGTCGGCTACGAGGACCGGCTGCCGATGGGGACCTTCGGGCCCTACACCGACTACGTCGGGCCGCGGCTGGCGCTGGTCACGCTGCTGGCCGCCCTGGAGAACCGGCGCCGGACCGGAGAGGGCGCCTACATCGACGTCTCCCAGGTCGAGGCGGGCGTCTTCTTCCTCTCGCCCCAGGTCGCCCAGTTCGGGTACGACGGCACGATCGCCGAGCGGCACGGCAACCGGGACCCCCGGTTCGCGCCGCACGGCGTCTTCGCGTGCCTGCCGGTCGACGGCAAGGAACGCTTCGTGGCGGTCGCCGTGCGCAGCCACCAGGAGTGGCGCGCCCTCGCACGGGCGATGGGGCGCCCCGACCTCGCCGACCGCGCCGACCTCGCGACGGACGAGGGCCGGCGGGCCGCGCAGGACGAGCTCGAGGCGGCCGTCGCCGACTGGACGGCCGGCCGGGACGCCACGGACGTCGAGCGGACGCTGCAGTCCGTCGGCGTGCCCGCCCACCTGGCCGTCACCAGCGACGACTACCCGGACGACGACCAGCTCGCGCACCGTCACCACCTCGTGGAGCTGCCGCACCCGCGGCACGGAACCACCTGGGTCGAGGGGCCGCGCTCCGCGCTGTCCGAGACACCCGGCCGACCGCGCAGCGCCGCGCCGACGCTGGGCCAGCACAACGAAGAGGTCCTCACGGAGATCCTCGGCTACGACGCCGAGCGGGTCGCCGTACTCACCGAAGGAGGGATCCTGCGATGA
- a CDS encoding OB-fold domain-containing protein: MSLAPSAAPSPAPVVRDDLSGPFFDASAEGRLLLRYSPSSGEWSEPAAMVCSLTQAADLEWREASGRGSLVSWTVKPGRPRDDQPAVDTVIGIVETEEGPWLTLLLPEVTDRSVLRVGASVVVGFVQPEGSEHLPVGRLVG; encoded by the coding sequence ATGTCCCTGGCGCCCTCCGCGGCCCCCTCCCCGGCCCCGGTCGTCCGCGACGACCTGTCCGGCCCCTTCTTCGACGCCTCCGCCGAGGGGCGCCTGCTGCTGCGCTACTCCCCGTCGAGCGGCGAGTGGTCGGAGCCGGCCGCGATGGTCTGCTCGCTCACCCAGGCTGCCGACCTCGAGTGGCGCGAGGCCTCCGGCCGCGGCTCCCTCGTGTCCTGGACGGTCAAGCCCGGCCGCCCGCGCGACGACCAGCCCGCGGTCGACACGGTGATCGGCATCGTCGAGACCGAGGAGGGGCCCTGGCTCACCCTCCTGCTGCCCGAGGTCACGGACCGGTCGGTGCTGCGCGTCGGCGCGTCCGTCGTCGTCGGCTTCGTCCAGCCCGAGGGGAGCGAGCACCTTCCGGTCGGCCGGCTCGTGGGCTGA
- a CDS encoding MaoC family dehydratase N-terminal domain-containing protein has product MTAAADTEQDWQADWQPVIDAIGTDFAEGAITWGGDAVERGAVRRYLEPLELDCALHTDPEVARAAGHADVTMPATGVIAWTIPAAWQPGQVLFDSADRDAQPVHSAINNADMTLGPRTTGFFGTDIEVDFLRDVIAGERIGRRGKTLLSCKPKETAVGRGAFMTWESEIVTEELEVVGRIRIGTYAYVPHAKDAGKAGKGDAS; this is encoded by the coding sequence ATGACCGCGGCAGCGGACACCGAACAGGACTGGCAGGCCGACTGGCAGCCGGTGATCGACGCGATCGGCACGGACTTCGCCGAGGGCGCGATCACCTGGGGCGGCGATGCCGTCGAGCGCGGCGCCGTCCGCCGCTACCTCGAGCCCCTCGAGCTCGACTGCGCCCTGCACACCGACCCGGAGGTCGCCCGCGCGGCCGGACACGCCGACGTGACCATGCCGGCGACCGGCGTCATCGCGTGGACCATCCCCGCAGCGTGGCAGCCCGGCCAGGTGCTGTTCGACAGCGCCGATCGGGACGCCCAGCCCGTGCACAGCGCGATCAACAACGCCGACATGACCCTCGGGCCGCGCACCACCGGCTTCTTCGGCACCGACATCGAGGTCGACTTCCTGCGCGACGTGATCGCGGGGGAGCGGATCGGACGGCGCGGAAAGACCCTCCTGAGCTGCAAGCCCAAGGAGACCGCCGTCGGTCGGGGCGCCTTCATGACCTGGGAGAGCGAGATCGTCACCGAGGAGCTCGAGGTCGTCGGCCGGATCCGGATCGGCACCTACGCCTACGTCCCGCATGCGAAGGATGCCGGGAAGGCCGGGAAGGGAGACGCCTCGTGA
- a CDS encoding cytochrome P450, whose product MTETRRGCPVSHTDYTGHAPILSHYGLLDADREEARFLYNDTTERGFFMLQRYDDVQEGFQQHETWTTAVRSALRPGLGEPLLPQDLNGQPHVKLRRILNQFFAPAAVRRMEPMAKQRCIELIEEMKGAGSCDFVKEFAIRYPTDMFLALLGLPVSDGEQFLEWSDDYFGALLAGDPGRAEAAKTSIMKYFDEAVNERRANPRDPKEDMVSRLVQARIDDEALTHDEILTICLTLMLAGLDTTRSALGYIYAHLAQHDADRQAIIDDPTLIPKAVEEFLRLYPLVFQAGREVQEPQDFNGLELEKGDVVWLGIAQANRDPRKFEDPDRFDVARHNANQHLAFGGGPHRCLGMHLARLELKVVLEEWHQRIPEYRIKEGTELMERGVQLSMSSLPLEWDV is encoded by the coding sequence ATGACCGAGACCCGCCGCGGCTGCCCGGTGAGCCACACCGACTACACGGGTCACGCCCCGATCCTCAGTCACTACGGCCTGCTCGACGCGGACCGCGAGGAGGCCCGCTTCCTCTACAACGACACCACCGAGCGCGGCTTCTTCATGCTGCAGCGCTACGACGACGTGCAGGAGGGGTTCCAGCAGCACGAGACCTGGACCACCGCCGTGCGCAGTGCGCTCCGGCCGGGCCTCGGCGAGCCGCTGCTCCCGCAGGACCTGAACGGCCAGCCCCACGTCAAGCTGCGCCGGATCCTCAACCAGTTCTTCGCGCCCGCCGCCGTGCGGCGCATGGAGCCGATGGCCAAGCAGCGGTGCATCGAGCTGATCGAGGAGATGAAGGGCGCGGGCAGCTGCGACTTCGTCAAGGAGTTCGCGATCCGCTACCCGACCGACATGTTCCTCGCGCTGCTAGGCCTCCCGGTCAGCGACGGGGAGCAGTTCCTCGAGTGGTCCGACGACTACTTCGGCGCGCTGCTCGCGGGCGACCCGGGCCGGGCCGAGGCCGCGAAGACCAGCATCATGAAGTACTTCGACGAGGCCGTGAACGAGCGGCGCGCCAACCCGCGCGACCCCAAGGAGGACATGGTCTCCCGGCTCGTGCAGGCGCGCATCGACGACGAGGCGCTCACCCACGACGAGATCCTCACCATCTGCCTCACGCTGATGCTCGCGGGCCTCGACACCACCCGCAGCGCCCTGGGCTACATCTATGCCCACCTCGCCCAGCACGACGCCGACCGGCAGGCGATCATCGACGACCCGACGCTGATCCCCAAGGCGGTCGAGGAGTTCCTCCGTCTCTACCCGCTGGTCTTCCAGGCGGGCCGCGAGGTGCAGGAACCGCAGGACTTCAACGGCCTCGAGCTCGAGAAGGGCGACGTGGTCTGGCTCGGCATCGCGCAGGCCAACCGCGACCCCCGGAAGTTCGAGGACCCCGACCGGTTCGACGTCGCGCGCCACAACGCCAACCAGCACCTCGCCTTCGGCGGAGGCCCGCACCGTTGCCTCGGCATGCACCTGGCTCGCCTGGAGCTCAAGGTCGTGCTGGAGGAGTGGCACCAGCGCATCCCGGAGTACCGCATCAAGGAGGGCACCGAGCTCATGGAGCGTGGCGTCCAGCTGAGCATGTCCTCCCTCCCGCTCGAGTGGGACGTCTGA
- a CDS encoding thiolase family protein has translation MTAAIAGLGMTEMGKIYGRTPTQLAVEAISRAAEDAGLGLADIDGLYVNPGVKNDTDLRLQSSLQMRHTRLLATIQGFGSSAGQMVQYAAMAIDAGMAEVVACVYADAPLKEGKRAGAAYPGQARAMEGVGSLPFAAGLKAAPERYAVAARRHMETYGTTSEQLGAVAVAARQWAAMNPAAQMREPMTLEDHQSSRMIADPLRLLDCCLVSNGAVAIIVTSAERAATLRQPPVHVWGWGQGHPGYVNRRDSEFGLVTGAAQSGADALSMAGVGVEEIGVRELYDCFTYTTLITLEDYGFCAKGEGGEFVASGAIAPGGSHPTNTGGGELSSFYMWGMTPLSEAVIQARGQGGERQVADHDLVMVSGNGGVLDFHSTLILSPHPKTR, from the coding sequence GTGACCGCCGCCATCGCCGGACTCGGCATGACCGAGATGGGCAAGATCTACGGCCGCACCCCGACCCAGCTCGCGGTCGAGGCGATCAGCCGCGCCGCCGAGGACGCCGGGCTCGGCCTCGCCGACATCGACGGCCTCTACGTCAACCCCGGCGTCAAGAACGACACCGACCTGCGGCTGCAGTCGAGCCTGCAGATGCGGCACACCCGCCTCCTGGCGACCATCCAGGGCTTCGGCTCCTCCGCCGGCCAGATGGTGCAGTACGCCGCGATGGCGATCGACGCCGGCATGGCCGAGGTCGTCGCCTGCGTGTACGCCGACGCGCCGCTGAAGGAGGGCAAGCGCGCCGGCGCGGCGTACCCCGGCCAGGCCCGGGCGATGGAGGGTGTCGGCTCGCTGCCGTTCGCGGCCGGGCTCAAGGCCGCGCCGGAGCGGTACGCCGTGGCCGCGCGACGGCACATGGAGACCTACGGCACCACGAGCGAGCAGCTCGGCGCCGTCGCCGTGGCGGCGCGCCAGTGGGCGGCCATGAACCCGGCGGCGCAGATGCGGGAGCCGATGACCCTCGAGGACCACCAGTCCTCGCGGATGATCGCCGACCCGCTGCGGCTGCTCGACTGCTGTCTGGTCAGCAACGGCGCGGTGGCGATCATCGTCACCAGCGCCGAGCGCGCGGCCACGCTGCGGCAGCCGCCCGTCCACGTGTGGGGCTGGGGCCAGGGCCACCCGGGCTACGTCAACCGCCGCGACAGCGAGTTCGGCCTCGTCACCGGTGCCGCGCAGTCGGGTGCCGACGCGCTCTCGATGGCGGGCGTCGGCGTCGAGGAGATCGGCGTGCGGGAGCTCTACGACTGCTTCACCTACACCACGCTCATCACGCTGGAGGACTACGGCTTCTGCGCCAAGGGCGAGGGCGGCGAGTTCGTCGCCAGCGGCGCGATCGCGCCCGGCGGCTCGCACCCGACCAACACCGGCGGTGGCGAGCTGTCGTCGTTCTACATGTGGGGGATGACCCCGCTCTCCGAGGCGGTCATCCAGGCGCGCGGTCAGGGCGGCGAGCGCCAGGTGGCCGATCACGACCTGGTCATGGTCAGCGGCAACGGCGGCGTCCTCGACTTCCACTCCACCCTGATCCTCAGCCCCCACCCGAAGACGAGGTGA
- a CDS encoding TRAP transporter large permease: MSIDTHTADAVPADEPQAAGSGAAPTAATSPPGAGAGSWVVFTVTMVFVVGSTIAMFLPLVPEAIGIAAIVLMLCLIFLRMPVAVAMIIPALLGMYALRGELLVESTLTTLPYSQVAEWTLSVVPMFILMGLLLWKAGLTESVYAAGRQWLGWMPGGLAVGTNIAGAGLASVSGSSVGTTYALARIGIPEMLKAGYDKRLAIGSVIVAGLPGQLIPPSIMMVIYAGIAEVPIGPQLLAGIGPGVLVAVLFTLMIVIFARRWAPDAGAATAGEPVTWSTRFGSLAKIWPVPILIAVIVWGMFSGTFTATEAGAVAAVVSLLIALIWQWGKKPLRTIADGAVAAVSSVGAIFFMLVGVEALSRMFTLTGISTGFADVVESMDLNRVSFLLLMMVVYIVLGTFMEPLPMMVLTIPILMPTLISLDISLLWYGAFAVLMGELAVVTPPVGILAFIIHQITKEPEVNQGQNIRLNDVFNACWWFMPMAILVTIVLIFFPEISTWLPDLASDSAK, from the coding sequence ATGAGCATCGACACGCACACCGCCGACGCGGTGCCGGCCGACGAGCCGCAGGCCGCGGGCTCCGGAGCGGCGCCCACCGCCGCCACGTCCCCGCCCGGCGCCGGCGCCGGCTCCTGGGTCGTCTTCACGGTGACCATGGTCTTCGTCGTCGGCTCGACGATCGCGATGTTCCTGCCGCTGGTTCCCGAGGCCATCGGCATCGCCGCGATCGTCTTGATGCTGTGCCTGATCTTCCTGCGCATGCCGGTCGCGGTCGCGATGATCATCCCGGCCCTGCTCGGCATGTATGCCCTGCGGGGCGAGCTGCTGGTCGAGAGCACGCTCACCACGCTGCCCTACAGCCAGGTCGCCGAGTGGACCCTGAGCGTCGTCCCGATGTTCATCCTGATGGGCCTGCTGCTGTGGAAGGCGGGTCTCACCGAGAGCGTCTACGCGGCCGGGCGGCAGTGGCTGGGCTGGATGCCGGGCGGCCTCGCCGTCGGCACCAACATCGCCGGCGCCGGACTGGCCTCGGTCAGCGGGTCGTCGGTCGGGACGACCTACGCTCTGGCTCGCATCGGCATCCCCGAGATGCTCAAGGCGGGCTACGACAAGAGGCTCGCGATCGGCTCGGTGATCGTCGCCGGTCTGCCCGGCCAGCTCATCCCGCCGAGCATCATGATGGTGATCTACGCCGGCATCGCCGAGGTCCCGATCGGCCCGCAGCTCCTCGCGGGCATCGGACCGGGCGTCCTGGTCGCGGTCCTGTTCACCCTGATGATCGTCATCTTCGCCCGCCGTTGGGCACCGGACGCCGGGGCCGCCACGGCGGGGGAGCCGGTCACCTGGAGCACCCGGTTCGGGAGCCTCGCCAAGATCTGGCCGGTCCCGATCCTCATCGCGGTCATCGTCTGGGGCATGTTCTCCGGCACCTTCACCGCCACCGAGGCCGGTGCCGTGGCCGCGGTCGTGTCGCTCCTCATCGCGCTCATCTGGCAGTGGGGCAAGAAGCCCCTGCGCACCATCGCCGACGGGGCCGTGGCCGCCGTCAGCAGCGTCGGCGCGATCTTCTTCATGCTGGTCGGCGTCGAGGCCCTCTCGCGGATGTTCACCCTCACCGGCATCAGCACCGGATTCGCCGACGTGGTCGAGTCGATGGACCTGAACCGGGTGTCGTTCCTCCTGCTGATGATGGTCGTCTACATCGTGCTGGGCACCTTCATGGAGCCCCTGCCGATGATGGTGCTGACCATCCCGATCCTGATGCCGACCCTGATCTCGCTCGACATCTCCCTGCTCTGGTACGGCGCGTTCGCGGTGCTGATGGGCGAGCTCGCGGTCGTCACGCCGCCGGTCGGGATCCTCGCCTTCATCATCCACCAGATCACGAAGGAGCCCGAGGTCAACCAGGGCCAGAACATCCGGCTCAACGACGTCTTCAACGCCTGCTGGTGGTTCATGCCGATGGCGATCCTGGTGACCATCGTGCTCATCTTCTTCCCGGAGATCAGTACCTGGCTGCCCGACCTGGCCTCCGACAGCGCCAAGTAG